The sequence below is a genomic window from Oligoflexus sp..
TACCACGCTCGCGGTCGCGGATGATATCCACGGTCCCCAAATCAAAGGGGCCCACCATGGGAATCTTGAGATTCTGCAGGAACGCGGGATAGTTATTCAGCGTCAGGGCCCCAGGATGGGTGATGCCGAAACTATACCAAAGGCTGTCGAATCCATAGCGGTCGATGGCATGCTCGGCCTTCTGCTCGCGCGTTTGATCCATGGCCAGCGAAGCCAGGCGTTTTTTGTTGCGCGCGCTGTAAACATCCAGGGAGTCTTTGACCAAAGGATGCATCCGATAAACGGAAACAAATTCCTCGGTCAGGGTATAAGGCACTCCATAGTGATCGGTTGGACCACCGATGATACCATTCAGCGCCTTGCTCATCATTTTGTTTGGATCGATCGCCACACCAAAGAGCGGCAAAAGCTGATCGGTCATGCCGCCCAAGGCACCGAGCTGGTCGCCCAGGGGCGTGCCCTTGAGGCCGAACCAGTTGCTGTACATACCCTGAGCCAGGACGGGGTTGTTCAGAATCGCAGGCGTCCATTCCACAGTATGAATCTTGGCCATCACCGCGCTATTGATCAGGCGCGCCTTATCAAAAAGTTCCTGGTCCTTCATCGCAGGATAAAGCGAGGCGAGGTGAGCGGCGATCGCATTATGCTCACGCACGAACGCTGTGTGCATCAGGCTGAGACCCAGCCACCAGTTGTCGGAAAAACCAGTCTGAACGCGACCCCAGCGCGTGGGCAGGCGGCCGTTATCGAGCTTCAGCTGACCCTTTTTAAAAGTCCGAAGACCGGCGAGGGTGCGGGCATCGCTGCCATAGATCTGGGAACCGTCCCACCAGTGAGTATTTTCGTTGCGGAAGGCGAGATCATAGAGAGAGGAACCATCCTCATCGCGCGCCGTGCGGCGAATCTTCATGAACTGATCATCCGAGTCCTTGGAATCAACCAGGGGATC
It includes:
- a CDS encoding peroxidase family protein, with translation VPGMGAAGVHFGRNVNPATLPAEVPDAEILSPNPRDISRELLTRDSFKPAESLNFIAAAWIQFMIHDWFSHGANQFRNPIKVPLRGDDPLVDSKDSDDQFMKIRRTARDEDGSSLYDLAFRNENTHWWDGSQIYGSDARTLAGLRTFKKGQLKLDNGRLPTRWGRVQTGFSDNWWLGLSLMHTAFVREHNAIAAHLASLYPAMKDQELFDKARLINSAVMAKIHTVEWTPAILNNPVLAQGMYSNWFGLKGTPLGDQLGALGGMTDQLLPLFGVAIDPNKMMSKALNGIIGGPTDHYGVPYTLTEEFVSVYRMHPLVKDSLDVYSARNKKRLASLAMDQTREQKAEHAIDRYGFDSLWYSFGITHPGALTLNNYPAFLQNLKIPMVGPFDLGTVDIIRDRERGIPRYNEFRRQLGLKPIGSFRDLFVRYSEEPLPAQHAATLEKLERLYHGDVEKLDLMIGCLAESVRPDGYGFGETAFQVFTLMASRRLLSDRFFTVDYRPEVYTQAGLDWVKRRTMKNLLEENFPGLVGAAGIPANAFQPWVP